The proteins below come from a single Necator americanus strain Aroian chromosome V, whole genome shotgun sequence genomic window:
- a CDS encoding hypothetical protein (NECATOR_CHRV.G18860.T1), which translates to MTSFVGDCHFHRAPALCADNAASISLSAHRTFENFCHFSASLEIDRFLALYVNPTEFISRSIESIQVSATEFAYNTLERTKHRSNDRVVMGGTMMNNDGSPASTIAPTLDLQALLATMPEFSMMNNLQNNMPKERSAAENSIPTSQSLLFPTIPSDQLAALSLGLFPLSGFPMFPLLPMGPMSTSALSPHSTIESLGLMTNNLRQTASATSSSMMPPSLDSRPRAFSSAATLQRPKPTTTPERRRKRSRKTQEEENEGSVLRMLMDEEDDTPIKIRQQAPTKDLDEKLRMDAAKALVLSGSSPPPAKRASPDCLTDLIEEPTRIALRRIIRDEDLPDSIGPDSPFRHHPKYQRKQRGSDAEVIEDMEALTAFCMVNGYVPDPSDSTPSPKNDASYPGTGSPKKSFAEMMEHAICRELVTAE; encoded by the exons ATGACTAGCTTCGTCGGTGACTGTCATTTTCATCGTGCACCGGCACTGTGCGCTGACAACGCGGCAAGCATTTCTCTCAGCGCACATCGAACATTTGAGAACTTCTGTCACTTCTCCGCTTCTCTCGAAATAGATCGTTTCTTGGCTCTATATGTAAACCCAACTGAATTCATTTCCCGTTCGATCGAATCAATCCAA GTGTCTGCCACCGAATTCGCTTACAATACTCTGGAACGGACGAAGCATCGATCTAACGACAGAGTAGTAATGGGCGGGACTAT GATGAACAACGACGGTTCGCCTGCATCGACAATTGCACCTACCTTAGATTTACAGGCTCTTCTAGCCACGATGCCAGAATTCTCCATGATGAACAATCTACAGAACAACATG CCCAAGGAGAGATCTGCTGCCGAGAATTCGATCCCTACTTCGCAAAGCTTGCTCTTTCCAACGATTCCTAGCGACCAACTGGCTGCACTCTCGTTGGGCCTGTTCCCATTGTCGGGATTTCCCATGTTCCCTCTGCTTCCAATGGGTCCTATGAGCACTTCCGCGCTCTCTCCGCACTCTACCATTGAGAGTCTTGGACTCATGACTAACAAc TTACGTCAAACTGCATCCGCCACATCGTCGTCAATGATGCCACCATCGCTGGATTCTCGCCCAAGGGCATTTTCCAGTGCAGCAACACTGCAACGCCCTAAG cCGACAACCACTCCTGAACGACGTCGTAAGCGATCTCGTAAGACGCAAGAGGAGGAGAATGAGGGCAGTGTGTTGCGAATGCTGATGGACGAGGAGGACGATACTCCAATCAAGATTCGCCAGCAAGCACCCACGAAAGACCTGGACGAGAAATTACGAATGGATGCTGCAAAAG CTTTAGTGTTGAGCGGCAGCAGCCCGCCGCCGGCCAAGCGGGCTTCACCTGATTGTCTCACGGACCTTATCGAAGAGCCGACCAGAATCGCCCTCAGACGAATCATCCGCGACGAGGATCTCCCCGATTCTATTGGCCCTGATTCACCGTTTCGTCATCATCCTAAGTACCAG CGCAAGCAGCGTGGTTCGGACGCTGAAGTAATCGAAGACATGGAGGCCCTGACGGCATTCTGTATGGTGAACGGCTACGTGCCCGATCCGTCCGATTCGACACCGTCACCAAAAAACGATGCAAGCTATCCGGGAACGGGATCACCGAAAAAATCGTTCGCCGAAATGATGGAGCACGCCATATGCAGGGAGTTGGTCACCGCCGAATAG
- a CDS encoding hypothetical protein (NECATOR_CHRV.G18860.T3), which produces MNNDGSPASTIAPTLDLQALLATMPEFSMMNNLQNNMPKERSAAENSIPTSQSLLFPTIPSDQLAALSLGLFPLSGFPMFPLLPMGPMSTSALSPHSTIESLGLMTNNLRQTASATSSSMMPPSLDSRPRAFSSAATLQRPKPTTTPERRRKRSRKTQEEENEGSVLRMLMDEEDDTPIKIRQQAPTKDLDEKLRMDAAKALVLSGSSPPPAKRASPDCLTDLIEEPTRIALRRIIRDEDLPDSIGPDSPFRHHPKYQRKQRGSDAEVIEDMEALTAFCMVNGYVPDPSDSTPSPKNDASYPGTGSPKKSFAEMMEHAICRELVTAE; this is translated from the exons ATGAACAACGACGGTTCGCCTGCATCGACAATTGCACCTACCTTAGATTTACAGGCTCTTCTAGCCACGATGCCAGAATTCTCCATGATGAACAATCTACAGAACAACATG CCCAAGGAGAGATCTGCTGCCGAGAATTCGATCCCTACTTCGCAAAGCTTGCTCTTTCCAACGATTCCTAGCGACCAACTGGCTGCACTCTCGTTGGGCCTGTTCCCATTGTCGGGATTTCCCATGTTCCCTCTGCTTCCAATGGGTCCTATGAGCACTTCCGCGCTCTCTCCGCACTCTACCATTGAGAGTCTTGGACTCATGACTAACAAc TTACGTCAAACTGCATCCGCCACATCGTCGTCAATGATGCCACCATCGCTGGATTCTCGCCCAAGGGCATTTTCCAGTGCAGCAACACTGCAACGCCCTAAG cCGACAACCACTCCTGAACGACGTCGTAAGCGATCTCGTAAGACGCAAGAGGAGGAGAATGAGGGCAGTGTGTTGCGAATGCTGATGGACGAGGAGGACGATACTCCAATCAAGATTCGCCAGCAAGCACCCACGAAAGACCTGGACGAGAAATTACGAATGGATGCTGCAAAAG CTTTAGTGTTGAGCGGCAGCAGCCCGCCGCCGGCCAAGCGGGCTTCACCTGATTGTCTCACGGACCTTATCGAAGAGCCGACCAGAATCGCCCTCAGACGAATCATCCGCGACGAGGATCTCCCCGATTCTATTGGCCCTGATTCACCGTTTCGTCATCATCCTAAGTACCAG CGCAAGCAGCGTGGTTCGGACGCTGAAGTAATCGAAGACATGGAGGCCCTGACGGCATTCTGTATGGTGAACGGCTACGTGCCCGATCCGTCCGATTCGACACCGTCACCAAAAAACGATGCAAGCTATCCGGGAACGGGATCACCGAAAAAATCGTTCGCCGAAATGATGGAGCACGCCATATGCAGGGAGTTGGTCACCGCCGAATAG
- a CDS encoding hypothetical protein (NECATOR_CHRV.G18859.T1) — protein sequence MVIMKDAKHMRQATARENAQKLRCTSTRARHVSEKDLCLVKHLVPRGKGDDKGLWYMEGIRYKQHILFREQTKKEEGVGVIEQLEGN from the coding sequence atGGTGATTATGAAGGACGCAAAACACATGAGACAAGCAACCGCACGcgaaaatgcacaaaaactGCGATGCACTTCGACAAGAGCACGTCATGTCAGCGAGAAAGACCTCTGCTTGGTTAAGCATTTGGTGCCCAGAGGAAAAGGTGACGATAAGGGGCTGTGGTATATGGAAGGCATAAGATACAAGCAGCACATTTTATTCCGTGAACAAaccaaaaaagaggaaggtgTAGGAGTCATCGAGCAACTGGAAGGAAACTGA
- a CDS encoding hypothetical protein (NECATOR_CHRV.G18860.T2) encodes MNNDGSPASTIAPTLDLQALLATMPEFSMMNNLQNNMPKERSAAENSIPTSQSLLFPTIPSDQLAALSLGLFPLSGFPMFPLLPMGPMSTSALSPHSTIESLGLMTNNLRQTASATSSSMMPPSLDSRPRAFSSAATLQRPKPTTTPERRRKRSRKTQEEENEGSVLRMLMDEEDDTPIKIRQQAPTKDLDEKLRMDAAKVLSGSSPPPAKRASPDCLTDLIEEPTRIALRRIIRDEDLPDSIGPDSPFRHHPKYQRKQRGSDAEVIEDMEALTAFCMVNGYVPDPSDSTPSPKNDASYPGTGSPKKSFAEMMEHAICRELVTAE; translated from the exons ATGAACAACGACGGTTCGCCTGCATCGACAATTGCACCTACCTTAGATTTACAGGCTCTTCTAGCCACGATGCCAGAATTCTCCATGATGAACAATCTACAGAACAACATG CCCAAGGAGAGATCTGCTGCCGAGAATTCGATCCCTACTTCGCAAAGCTTGCTCTTTCCAACGATTCCTAGCGACCAACTGGCTGCACTCTCGTTGGGCCTGTTCCCATTGTCGGGATTTCCCATGTTCCCTCTGCTTCCAATGGGTCCTATGAGCACTTCCGCGCTCTCTCCGCACTCTACCATTGAGAGTCTTGGACTCATGACTAACAAc TTACGTCAAACTGCATCCGCCACATCGTCGTCAATGATGCCACCATCGCTGGATTCTCGCCCAAGGGCATTTTCCAGTGCAGCAACACTGCAACGCCCTAAG cCGACAACCACTCCTGAACGACGTCGTAAGCGATCTCGTAAGACGCAAGAGGAGGAGAATGAGGGCAGTGTGTTGCGAATGCTGATGGACGAGGAGGACGATACTCCAATCAAGATTCGCCAGCAAGCACCCACGAAAGACCTGGACGAGAAATTACGAATGGATGCTGCAAAAG TGTTGAGCGGCAGCAGCCCGCCGCCGGCCAAGCGGGCTTCACCTGATTGTCTCACGGACCTTATCGAAGAGCCGACCAGAATCGCCCTCAGACGAATCATCCGCGACGAGGATCTCCCCGATTCTATTGGCCCTGATTCACCGTTTCGTCATCATCCTAAGTACCAG CGCAAGCAGCGTGGTTCGGACGCTGAAGTAATCGAAGACATGGAGGCCCTGACGGCATTCTGTATGGTGAACGGCTACGTGCCCGATCCGTCCGATTCGACACCGTCACCAAAAAACGATGCAAGCTATCCGGGAACGGGATCACCGAAAAAATCGTTCGCCGAAATGATGGAGCACGCCATATGCAGGGAGTTGGTCACCGCCGAATAG